The nucleotide window CAGCACTTCGCACTTCATCGCCTTGCTGTACTTGTTGCCCAGCTGGAAGATGTGCCCGACTTCGATGCCGCGCTTGATCTCAAGCACGCCCTTGCCGTCCGGGCTCGGGTCGCCGGCCACGACGTTGCGCAGGTCGGCGATGGCCGGAACCGGCAGGTCGCGCTCCCAGTTCACGCCGAAATAGTGCTTGTCATCGATGTTGGCGCCGATGGCGAAGTCGCTCATCAGTGCCACCGAACGGTCGATGATGATCGGCAGGGGCAGGTTCAGCGGGCCGAGGGAGCCCGCGCCGGCGCCGATGGCATCGCGCAGTTCGGCGTCGGTGGCCATGACCAGCGGGCTGGCGACGCCTGGCTGGTTGGCGGCCTTGATTTCGTTCAGCTCATGATCGCCACGGACGATCAGGGCAATCAGCTTGCCTTCTTCTTCGGCGCGGACGATCAGGGTCTTGATCGTGCGTTCGATCGGCAGGTTGTAGCCTTCCACGAGCTGCGCAATGGTCTTGGCGTTCGGCGTGTCCACCAGGCGCAGTTCTTCCGATGGCGCAGGACGGGAGGTTTCCCGTGGCACGGCTTCGGCTTTCTCGATATTGGCGGCGTAGTCGGAGCCGCTGCTGAAGACGATGTCGTCTTCACCGGACTCGGCCAGTACGTGGAACTCGTGGGAGCCGGCACCGCCGATGGAACCGTTGTCGGCTTCGACCGGACGGAATTTCAGGCCCAGGCGGGTGAACACGTTGCAGTACGCCTGGTGCATGCGGTCGTAGGTGACTTGCAGCGACGCCAGGTCGGCGTGGAAGGAGTAGGCGTCCTTCATGATGAACTCGCGGCCGCGCATCAGGCCGAAGCGTGGGCGGATCTCGTCACGGAATTTAGTCTGGATCTGGTACAGGTTGATAGGCAACTGCTTGTAGCTGCTCAGCTCGTTGCGCATCAGGTCGGTGATCACTTCCTCGTGGGTCGGGCCGGCGCAGAAGTCGCGGCCGTGACGGTCCTTGAGGCGCAGCAGCTCGGGGCCATATTCTTCCCAGCGTCCGGATTCCTGCCACAACTCGGCCGGCTGGGTGCCCGGCATCAGCACTTCCAGGGCACCGGCGGCGTCCATCTCTTCACGCACGATGGTTTCCACCTTGCGCATGACCCGCAGGCCCATCGGCAGCCAGGTGTACAG belongs to Pseudomonas sp. B21-028 and includes:
- a CDS encoding proline--tRNA ligase gives rise to the protein MRTSQFLLATQKETPSDAVVISHQLMLRAGMIRKLASGLYTWLPMGLRVMRKVETIVREEMDAAGALEVLMPGTQPAELWQESGRWEEYGPELLRLKDRHGRDFCAGPTHEEVITDLMRNELSSYKQLPINLYQIQTKFRDEIRPRFGLMRGREFIMKDAYSFHADLASLQVTYDRMHQAYCNVFTRLGLKFRPVEADNGSIGGAGSHEFHVLAESGEDDIVFSSGSDYAANIEKAEAVPRETSRPAPSEELRLVDTPNAKTIAQLVEGYNLPIERTIKTLIVRAEEEGKLIALIVRGDHELNEIKAANQPGVASPLVMATDAELRDAIGAGAGSLGPLNLPLPIIIDRSVALMSDFAIGANIDDKHYFGVNWERDLPVPAIADLRNVVAGDPSPDGKGVLEIKRGIEVGHIFQLGNKYSKAMKCEVLGENGKPVTLEMGCYGIGVSRVVAAAIEQNNDEKGIIWSDTLAPFQVALVPLRYETDLVREATDKLYAELTAAGFEVLLDDRDKKTSPGIKFADMELIGIPHRIVVSDRGLAEGNLEYKSRTEAEPQALPVADVLAFLQARIRR